One window of Paenibacillus albicereus genomic DNA carries:
- a CDS encoding metallophosphoesterase family protein: MGMGRTIAISDIHGCPDALRRLLGKVGYEPAADRLLLLGDYVGRGPDSKGALDALIRLKAEGGKSVVLLKGNHDHRFLELIKTGHPGLARSFLEHGGKAALSSYGGWPQEHSWTPGELDDALRLIRRRHPEHVRLLQGLELYAEDDLRIYAHAGLDPAWGKRWKKQPAPMFYTVREPFLRHPVAAGKTVVFGHTQTRKLQDGAGVWNAGDKLGIDGGCAYGYQLNALLLDPDGGWQEESVPANLGFESAGSCFIGRPPRV, translated from the coding sequence ATGGGGATGGGAAGGACGATCGCGATCAGCGACATCCACGGCTGTCCGGATGCGCTTCGCCGGCTGCTCGGCAAGGTCGGCTACGAGCCGGCGGCGGATCGGCTCCTGCTCCTGGGCGACTACGTCGGGCGAGGGCCGGACAGCAAGGGGGCGCTGGACGCCCTGATCCGGCTCAAGGCCGAGGGCGGGAAGAGCGTCGTGCTGCTCAAGGGCAATCACGATCACCGGTTCCTGGAGCTCATCAAGACCGGGCACCCGGGGCTGGCGCGCAGCTTTCTCGAGCATGGGGGCAAAGCGGCGCTGTCGAGCTACGGCGGCTGGCCGCAGGAGCACAGCTGGACGCCGGGCGAGCTCGACGACGCGCTGCGCCTCATCCGGCGGCGGCATCCCGAGCATGTGAGGCTGCTTCAGGGATTGGAGCTGTACGCGGAGGATGACCTCCGCATCTATGCGCATGCAGGGCTCGATCCCGCCTGGGGCAAGCGCTGGAAAAAGCAGCCTGCGCCGATGTTCTACACGGTTCGCGAGCCGTTCTTGCGCCATCCGGTCGCTGCCGGGAAAACGGTCGTGTTCGGCCATACGCAGACGCGCAAGCTGCAAGACGGCGCAGGTGTCTGGAACGCGGGCGACAAGCTCGGCATCGACGGCGGCTGCGCCTACGGCTATCAGCTGAACGCGCTGCTGCTCGATCCGGACGGCGGCTGGCAGGAGGAGAGCGTTCCGGCCAACCTCGGCTTCGAATCGGCCGGGTCGTGCTTCATCGGCCGTCCTCCAAGGGTATAG
- a CDS encoding macro domain-containing protein: MTIQINSTLLEALQGDLTQAEADILVSAANSSLKGGTDGAILHAGGIAIHDELTLVRNERGGCDPGDAVMTTAGKLPAAYVIHAVGPIWQGGGTGEDKLLESCYGRSMELAEEKSATSIAFPALSTGLCGFPKDRAAAIAFAAVSDYLKSHPDTSIRRVSFVCSDEEDCRELGKQIKLAYTSS; this comes from the coding sequence ATGACGATTCAAATCAATTCGACGCTGCTGGAGGCGCTGCAAGGGGACTTGACTCAGGCCGAGGCCGACATTTTGGTCAGCGCGGCCAACTCGAGCTTGAAGGGCGGCACGGACGGGGCGATCCTACATGCGGGAGGCATCGCCATTCATGACGAGCTGACGCTCGTCCGCAACGAGCGGGGTGGCTGCGATCCGGGCGATGCGGTCATGACGACGGCGGGCAAGCTGCCGGCCGCCTACGTCATCCATGCCGTCGGACCGATCTGGCAGGGCGGCGGCACCGGGGAGGACAAGCTGCTGGAGTCCTGCTACGGCCGCTCGATGGAGCTGGCCGAGGAGAAAAGCGCCACCAGCATCGCCTTTCCTGCGCTCAGCACCGGTCTTTGCGGCTTTCCGAAGGACCGGGCGGCCGCGATCGCTTTCGCTGCGGTATCGGACTATTTGAAATCGCATCCGGATACGTCGATCAGGCGCGTCAGCTTCGTCTGCTCCGACGAGGAAGACTGCCGGGAGCTGGGCAAGCAGATCAAGCTGGCGTACACGTCGAGCTGA
- a CDS encoding OsmC family protein: MEHKFELEAAWSGGRCGAGTIRSGALESAVSIPSGMDGPGIGTNPDELLLGAAATCYVISLAAMLERSGIVPTQLTLRSTAVVETDDAGQPTYRSIEHRPLIMLEAGADAPAAERAARIALKAEQSCMVTRALAGNVRVEAKPEVRLSGDGGGGA; this comes from the coding sequence ATGGAACATAAGTTTGAGCTCGAAGCCGCATGGTCGGGCGGAAGATGCGGGGCGGGAACGATCCGCAGCGGCGCGCTGGAGTCGGCGGTCTCCATTCCCTCCGGCATGGACGGGCCCGGCATCGGCACGAATCCCGACGAGCTGCTGCTCGGCGCGGCGGCGACCTGCTACGTCATCTCGCTGGCCGCGATGCTGGAGCGCTCCGGCATCGTGCCGACGCAGCTGACGCTGCGCTCGACGGCGGTCGTCGAAACGGATGATGCCGGCCAGCCGACGTACCGCTCGATCGAGCACCGTCCGCTCATCATGCTGGAGGCGGGAGCGGACGCGCCTGCTGCGGAGCGTGCCGCCCGGATCGCCCTCAAGGCGGAGCAGTCCTGCATGGTGACGCGAGCTCTCGCCGGCAACGTGCGGGTGGAGGCGAAGCCCGAGGTGCGGCTGAGCGGAGACGGAGGTGGCGGCGCATGA
- a CDS encoding TraR/DksA C4-type zinc finger protein, with protein MNHLKPSQIEKLKAALLEEKAELEAHFQLNAETTGDGGPATMQEADGELSSYDNHPADAATTTFERERDMALDEKLGKKLAQVNRALSQMEDGTYGLDAESGEPIPFERLEAIPSTRYTVQNVPQQEPAPERPVEEQVMTLPPKGAGEGRQSHAGRFDDAGAWQAVEEYGNASATVDPQAEAEAANEMEKLR; from the coding sequence ATGAACCATTTGAAGCCATCGCAGATCGAGAAGCTGAAAGCCGCCCTTCTGGAGGAGAAAGCCGAGCTGGAAGCGCATTTTCAGCTGAACGCCGAAACGACGGGGGACGGCGGGCCGGCGACGATGCAGGAGGCCGACGGAGAGCTGTCGAGCTATGACAACCATCCCGCCGATGCCGCGACGACGACGTTCGAGCGGGAGCGCGACATGGCGCTCGACGAGAAGCTCGGCAAGAAGCTGGCTCAAGTGAACCGGGCGCTGAGCCAGATGGAGGACGGCACGTACGGCCTCGACGCCGAATCCGGCGAGCCCATTCCGTTCGAGCGTCTGGAGGCGATACCATCGACCCGCTATACGGTGCAGAACGTTCCGCAACAGGAGCCGGCGCCCGAGCGCCCGGTCGAGGAGCAGGTCATGACGCTTCCGCCCAAAGGGGCAGGCGAAGGCCGCCAGTCGCATGCCGGCCGATTCGACGATGCGGGAGCTTGGCAGGCGGTCGAGGAATATGGCAATGCCTCCGCGACGGTCGATCCTCAGGCCGAGGCCGAAGCGGCGAATGAAATGGAGAAGCTTCGTTGA
- a CDS encoding serine hydrolase domain-containing protein, translating to MQAMESKELRLEEDELGLLQDWGIKGVHVEQAGRERLHWSADGEDRPAAVLSCTKSVLSALIGIAIGQRLIGGEEDPIVAYLDVEEPGLAEALRDDPRKRSITIAQLLNMTSGLDWPDFDKPYRELKRAENPASFVLGRPLAHEPGAVFAYNTGGSQLLAIALERACGRSLSTFARRHLFGPLGAGPVRWSRLAGGQEGGAGLSMTMRGLAKLGRLYAQGGRWQGEQIVPQEWVEASVKPRHKGLLHYEPQVYGCYGYHWWVSPQDKQPGPNYFFAFGYGGQYLFVVPELEAVAVVRKRPEGRNKAILSRQLFERHLLPALRDG from the coding sequence ATGCAGGCGATGGAATCGAAGGAGCTGCGGCTCGAGGAGGACGAGCTCGGGCTGCTGCAGGACTGGGGCATCAAAGGCGTGCACGTCGAGCAGGCCGGCCGCGAGCGGCTGCATTGGAGCGCGGACGGCGAGGACCGGCCTGCGGCCGTTCTGTCCTGCACCAAGAGCGTGCTGTCGGCGCTCATCGGCATCGCGATCGGACAGCGCCTGATCGGCGGCGAAGAGGATCCGATCGTCGCGTACCTGGATGTGGAGGAGCCTGGCCTGGCCGAGGCGCTGCGGGACGATCCGCGCAAGCGCTCCATCACGATCGCGCAGCTGTTGAACATGACGAGCGGGCTGGACTGGCCGGACTTCGACAAGCCGTACCGGGAGCTGAAGCGCGCGGAAAATCCGGCTTCCTTCGTGCTGGGCCGCCCGCTCGCGCATGAGCCGGGAGCCGTGTTCGCCTACAATACGGGCGGCTCGCAGCTGCTGGCGATCGCGCTTGAGCGGGCGTGCGGAAGGAGCCTCTCCACGTTCGCGCGAAGGCATCTGTTCGGACCTTTAGGCGCCGGACCGGTCCGCTGGAGCCGCCTCGCCGGCGGGCAGGAGGGGGGCGCGGGTTTGTCGATGACGATGCGCGGCCTGGCGAAGCTCGGCCGTCTGTACGCTCAGGGCGGCCGCTGGCAGGGCGAGCAGATCGTTCCCCAGGAATGGGTGGAGGCGTCGGTGAAGCCTCGCCATAAAGGATTGCTCCATTACGAGCCCCAGGTATACGGCTGCTACGGCTATCACTGGTGGGTGTCGCCGCAGGACAAGCAGCCTGGGCCGAATTACTTCTTCGCGTTCGGGTACGGGGGTCAGTACCTGTTCGTCGTGCCGGAGCTGGAGGCGGTCGCAGTCGTGCGCAAGAGGCCGGAAGGGCGCAACAAGGCGATCCTCTCCCGGCAGCTGTTCGAGCGTCATCTGCTGCCTGCGCTGCGCGACGGATAG
- a CDS encoding GNAT family N-acetyltransferase gives MKAYYEIEEAALNSWPALQTSSCGGWLVKSNGGYTKRSNSVQPLLHLGGSLEQLETKIRRCEDIYRLTGQPAMFKITPFAEPAELDAELARRGYRVSDPSVVMTAEIGRLKPECAGADALVSSDPSAAWLRLMQEWGGCGEEELRLTERMFEASTLPRQFALLHAEGRPVSLGLAVLDGRLLGFYDILTAPDSRGKGYGRRLLRHLLHWGLEQGADQAFLQVLAGNKAAERLYAGLGFREAYPYWYRVQESDPVKSLLG, from the coding sequence GTGAAAGCCTATTACGAGATCGAGGAAGCGGCGCTGAACAGCTGGCCGGCGCTGCAGACGAGCAGCTGCGGGGGATGGCTCGTCAAGTCGAACGGCGGCTATACGAAGCGTTCGAATTCCGTGCAGCCGCTCCTTCACCTGGGCGGAAGCCTGGAGCAGCTGGAGACGAAGATTCGGCGCTGCGAGGACATCTACCGTCTCACCGGACAGCCGGCGATGTTCAAGATCACTCCGTTCGCCGAGCCTGCCGAGCTCGATGCGGAGCTGGCCCGGCGCGGCTACCGGGTCTCCGATCCGTCAGTCGTCATGACGGCGGAGATCGGCCGGCTGAAGCCGGAGTGCGCCGGTGCGGACGCGCTCGTCTCGAGCGATCCGAGTGCCGCGTGGCTGCGGCTCATGCAGGAGTGGGGAGGCTGCGGGGAAGAGGAGCTGCGGCTGACGGAAAGGATGTTCGAGGCCTCCACGCTGCCCCGCCAGTTCGCGCTTCTCCATGCCGAGGGCCGGCCGGTGTCGCTCGGCTTGGCGGTGCTCGACGGACGCCTGCTCGGCTTCTACGACATTTTGACGGCGCCGGACAGCCGGGGCAAAGGCTATGGCCGGAGGCTGCTCCGCCATCTGCTGCATTGGGGGCTGGAGCAAGGCGCCGACCAGGCCTTTCTGCAAGTGCTGGCCGGCAACAAGGCCGCCGAGCGGCTCTATGCCGGACTTGGCTTCCGCGAAGCCTATCCCTACTGGTACAGGGTGCAGGAAAGCGATCCTGTCAAGTCTTTACTTGGTTGA
- a CDS encoding cold-inducible protein YdjO-related protein has protein sequence MSTTEETKPELIPTKIWKCRNADCKAWVRDEFAADSQLCPMCKGPMLRSIRHLPAVVNKIKRKPKPKDEYGL, from the coding sequence TTGTCTACGACCGAAGAAACGAAGCCCGAGCTTATTCCCACAAAGATCTGGAAATGCCGCAATGCCGACTGCAAGGCGTGGGTGCGCGACGAGTTCGCCGCCGACTCCCAGCTCTGCCCGATGTGCAAAGGACCGATGCTGCGCAGCATCCGGCACCTGCCTGCCGTCGTGAACAAAATCAAGCGCAAGCCGAAGCCGAAAGACGAATACGGCCTCTGA
- a CDS encoding organic hydroperoxide resistance protein, whose protein sequence is MDALYTAQVRAKGGRGGKISSSDGVLELPLAIPKGLGGPGGEATNPEQLFAAGYAACFEGALQLAARKAGVEAKEAVVTAQVSIFKDEPSYKLGVKLQIYVPEADLAQVRDLAQQAHQVCPYSKATRGNIDVELEVLEAEPSR, encoded by the coding sequence ATGGATGCATTGTATACGGCGCAAGTACGGGCAAAAGGCGGCCGCGGAGGGAAGATAAGCTCTTCCGACGGCGTTCTGGAGCTGCCGCTCGCGATTCCCAAAGGACTCGGAGGTCCCGGCGGAGAAGCGACGAATCCGGAGCAGCTGTTCGCCGCCGGCTACGCGGCTTGCTTCGAGGGAGCGCTTCAGCTGGCCGCCCGCAAAGCCGGCGTCGAGGCCAAGGAAGCGGTCGTGACGGCGCAGGTGTCGATCTTCAAGGACGAACCGAGCTACAAGCTCGGCGTCAAGCTGCAGATCTACGTGCCGGAAGCCGATCTCGCCCAGGTCCGCGACCTGGCGCAGCAGGCGCACCAGGTCTGCCCGTACTCCAAGGCGACGCGCGGCAATATCGACGTGGAGCTCGAAGTGCTGGAGGCCGAGCCGTCTCGTTGA
- a CDS encoding GNAT family N-acetyltransferase: MQAIVVKTPDQLAQCLAIRKEVFVLEQGVSPEEEWDSYDAAPDRCLHLLLLDEDGATVGTGRVKPFEEGMAKLQRIAVRAERRGRGTGAALVRAMEQAAREQGYGGAVLDAQVQAEGFYAKLGYAPVSPDIFLDAGIPHVRMSRTWS, from the coding sequence ATGCAAGCCATCGTAGTGAAAACGCCCGATCAGCTGGCCCAGTGCCTCGCGATCCGCAAGGAAGTATTCGTCCTCGAGCAGGGGGTCTCCCCCGAGGAAGAGTGGGACAGCTACGACGCCGCCCCGGACCGATGCCTTCACCTGCTGCTCCTCGACGAGGACGGCGCCACGGTTGGCACCGGACGGGTCAAGCCGTTCGAGGAAGGCATGGCCAAGCTTCAGCGCATCGCCGTTCGAGCCGAGCGGCGAGGCCGCGGCACGGGCGCCGCGCTCGTGCGGGCGATGGAACAAGCCGCCCGCGAGCAAGGCTACGGCGGCGCCGTGCTGGACGCCCAGGTCCAGGCCGAAGGGTTTTACGCCAAGCTCGGCTACGCGCCGGTCTCTCCGGACATCTTCCTCGATGCAGGCATTCCGCATGTGCGCATGTCCCGCACCTGGAGCTAG
- a CDS encoding metal-sensitive transcriptional regulator, with protein MEHPEHGADCGCSEPRKSHHSEKTKTSLISRLNRIEGQVRGIKGMIEKDTYCDDVLNQISSIQSALNGVGKLLLEHHMKSCVAERLQEGDSAVIDELMVTMNKLIR; from the coding sequence CTGGAACACCCGGAGCACGGAGCCGATTGCGGATGCTCGGAGCCGCGCAAGAGCCATCATTCCGAAAAGACGAAAACGAGCCTCATCAGCCGCTTGAACCGCATTGAGGGCCAGGTGCGCGGCATCAAGGGCATGATCGAGAAGGATACGTACTGCGACGACGTGCTCAACCAGATCAGCTCGATTCAATCGGCGCTGAACGGCGTCGGCAAGCTGCTGCTGGAGCATCATATGAAGTCCTGCGTGGCGGAGCGGCTGCAGGAAGGCGACAGCGCAGTCATCGACGAACTGATGGTGACGATGAACAAGCTGATCCGCTGA